TTCACTGGTGTTATATCTGATTTGATCAAAGAGATTAATAATTTCCCCATCAATATCATTTATCACTTCTATTGGTGCGGGTTTTTTAGCAAGAGTGATGGCGGCAGATCCACAAAAAGTCTCTACCCATGCGTTGTGTGGTGGAAGTAATTCGACTATTTTTGTAGCTAGTCGCTGCTTAGCACCGTAGTAGCCGAAAGGAGGTTTGATGGATTTGGCAGTTTTGAATTTTGGTGAAATAGATCCATTTGTATAGTAATCATCTTCATGCATTTTCACACCTCAGAGTTCAATTAGAAATTTAAATGAGACAGACTATGATAGAAAGTGTTTTATTTTTCATCCTATGACTTAATCAGATATCCTATGACACTTAACTATTATCTATGAAGTAACATGCCATGCCTTTGAAGCCTGATATTCTGTCTGTAACCTTGCTTAAATATATTTTTCACTTCTTTCTGATACAATAAATAACCTTGATGTGATATCACTTGGATCAGTCGTGCCTGTCGATTAATACTCATAATAACATAGACGGGGAAAATTCGCGAAATCAAATCAGGTCCCGGATTCTGGACCAGATAAGAAGTGTGATGCGCCCCAGGCGGACGACGCCAGGCCGCTGCGTGACTGGTCGCCGCAGGGTTGGCGTTCTGGTTCTATGTCAGTGGACGGAGGGGAGCCGGCTAAATAAGTCTTTTCTTGAAGGTATAGGTCACGTTCATGCTGAAGCCCAGGCCGCTGCGGTTACTTTCTTCCTGGCTGAAGGCTGATAGCTGACCGCTGGCGGCTCCTTTCGCGCCCCTTCGTCAAGCCCCGCTACACTTCGTTACGCAGGGTAAACTCAGGGCAGGCCCCGGTCTTTGCAGTCCCGCGGCTTTTGATGTAGCTTTAGCCGCCTTAGTTACCTGTTATTTTAAAAGGACTATAGCTATGTACACCCTCCGCGGCAAAGTATTAATCTTCCCCCTATTCTTCACCGTCCTGTTGCTGGGCCAGGCCAGTGATCGACAGCTCACCCTGGAAGACATCTTCCTCAACCGCACCTACGAAGGCGAGTCCTTCCGGGTCGAGGCCTGGATCGAGGACGGCACGGCCTACCTTACCACCGAGAAGACCGACAGCGGCCGGTTCGTTATCCGGCACGACGTTGCCACCGGCGAGGAGACCGTTTTCCTGGACAGCACGGCGCTGGTGGTGGCCGGCCAGGAGGAGCCGCTCCCGCTCGACGGCTACCGGCTTTCGCCGGACGAGCGCTGGGTGCTCTTTGCCGGCAGTGAACGGCGCATCTGGCGGCGCTCACAGGAAGCCGCCTACATCCTGCACGAGCGGCAGACGGGGGTCACCCGCCGCCTGACCGCTGAGGCGCGCCCCCAGTCCAACGCCTGCTTCTCACCGGACAGCCGATACGTGGCCTACGTGATGGGCAACGACCTCTACGTCTACGACCTGGATAAGGGCAAGACGCGCCGCCTGACCAAGGACGGCAGCGAGAGCATCATCAACGCCCAGGCCGACTGGCTGTACGAGGAGGAATTCTCGCTGACCCGGGCCTACGAATGGTCGCCCGACAGCAAGTCCATCATCTACATTCGCTTCGACCAGGGTCACCTGCCATTTTATACCCTCAAGGACGAGCTGCAGCATTACCCGGCGCTCACGCAGATCCGCTACCCGAAGGTGGGCGAGCGCAACAGCCTGGTGCAAGTGGGTGTGGTGGATGTGCAGAAGGGTCGGACGCGGTGGCTGGACCTGGGCCCGGAGACCGACATCTACGTCCCGCGCCTGTTCTGGACCGGCCAGGAGGGGCAGGCAGCTTTCTACCGCCTGGACCGGCCCCAGCACCGGCTGGAGCTGGTGCTCGCCGAGGCCCGCACCGGCAAGACCCGGGTCGCCGCCGTCCAGAGCGACACGGGCTGGGTGGACGTCACCGACGACCTGCACTTCATTGACGATGGCCGGCGCTTCATCTGGACCAGCGAGGAATCCGGCTACCGGCACGTCTACCTCCACGACCTCGCCGCCGGCCAGGCGCGCGCCCTCACTTCCGGCGATTGGGAGGTCTCGGGCATTGTGGACGTGGATGAGGAAGGCCAGGTGGTCTACTTCAGCGGCAAAAAGGACGCCGTGACCGAACAGCACGTATACCGGGTGGCATTTGACGGCTCCGACCTGCAGCGTCTCACCCAGCCCGGCGGATGGTACTCCTGCTCCTTCGCCCCCGGTTTCAAACACTACGTCCAGTCATGGTCTGATCGCAATACGCCTTCGCGCATAAGTTTGCACACCGCCGATGGCGAACTGGTGCGCTGGCTCGTGAAGGACCCCCCTACCGCCCTGCAGGAACTGGACTTACCGGCCTGGGAGTTATTCACCCTCACCACCAGCGATGGTGCCGACCTTAACGCGGTAATCCTGAAGCCGAAGGGCTTCAATCCGGGCCGGAAGTATCCGACCGTCATATATACCTATGGCGGTCCCGGCTCGCAGCTGGTCGCCGACCGCTGGGGCGGGCGGGGGGCGCTCTGGCACCAATACCTGGCCCAGGAAGGGTTCGCGGTACTCACCGTTGATAACCGCGGCACCGGCGGGCGGGGCGAGGCCTTCAAGAACCTGGCCTACAGCGACATCGGCAAATGGGCCCTGAACGACCAGATCGAGGCCGCCAAGTGGATCGGCCGCC
The sequence above is a segment of the Candidatus Neomarinimicrobiota bacterium genome. Coding sequences within it:
- a CDS encoding S9 family peptidase, producing the protein MYTLRGKVLIFPLFFTVLLLGQASDRQLTLEDIFLNRTYEGESFRVEAWIEDGTAYLTTEKTDSGRFVIRHDVATGEETVFLDSTALVVAGQEEPLPLDGYRLSPDERWVLFAGSERRIWRRSQEAAYILHERQTGVTRRLTAEARPQSNACFSPDSRYVAYVMGNDLYVYDLDKGKTRRLTKDGSESIINAQADWLYEEEFSLTRAYEWSPDSKSIIYIRFDQGHLPFYTLKDELQHYPALTQIRYPKVGERNSLVQVGVVDVQKGRTRWLDLGPETDIYVPRLFWTGQEGQAAFYRLDRPQHRLELVLAEARTGKTRVAAVQSDTGWVDVTDDLHFIDDGRRFIWTSEESGYRHVYLHDLAAGQARALTSGDWEVSGIVDVDEEGQVVYFSGKKDAVTEQHVYRVAFDGSDLQRLTQPGGWYSCSFAPGFKHYVQSWSDRNTPSRISLHTADGELVRWLVKDPPTALQELDLPAWELFTLTTSDGADLNAVILKPKGFNPGRKYPTVIYTYGGPGSQLVADRWGGRGALWHQYLAQEGFAVLTVDNRGTGGRGEAFKNLAYSDIGKWALNDQIEAAKWIGRQGWGDPERIAIWGWSGGGYLTALCLTAGAEYFKCGIAVAPVTDFRLYDTAWTERYMGLLPRNKAGYDSTDVLSYVDRYKGGLLLVHGTGDDNVHPQNTWQLIEKLTERNKPFDLMMYPGKNHGLPGTHYHLYSKMTRFLKANLGG